aATCAACTAGTAGACATCATGTCTGTGACATCAGACATGTGACTTGTAGAATACAATTTTACAAGAAAACTACACggggtttttaaataaattataacctatattttattaaaatgagtcgaaaattcaataaacaacGATTCATCCATAATACTAAGTAAACTCGCCCATAAAAAAGTAGGtcttttgttatattctaGATATAACATAAGCTATTACATACAgataaatgtttatgaaatataaagttacattCTTGATATAACTCAAAATTCaccataattattacttaagttcatatttaaaaataatttatttcaagtcagttttaaaattcaataattccATTGAGAATAATTCAATTCTGagtatttaaacttatatgtacgtatatggGTACCGATAAAGTCGCAGTGATGCACTCTTCTTTTCTCTAGTTCAGGATTGTTCCGTCTGTTGTATTTAACGGATAGTGAGGTGAGTCGTGAGTGCGGTGGAGGATGAGGCACCGGGGGCAGTTGTGGCGCCATCTGTAACTGCTGCTGTGGTTGCTGCATCGCCTGGGGATTATAGTTGCTAGCTTAGTACACGAAGACAATGTGAATGTAAGATTTGGAGGGCATCTCACCTGTTGCGGATGGTGATGAGTTTGCGGCAAAGGATGTTGTGGTGGATGCGGAGCATGGGGTGCTCGCAGCAATGGTGGTGGCTGTGGCGGATGTGGCGGCGCGTGGTATGGCGGTGGCGGCGTCCTACGTGGCCCGCCCTGTAAGGGACAGGCGATCTACGTTGTAcgatttgtattaatataaatgtatttaattttatctagttctcatttgtaataaacatcattaaattttcaatacacaGATGAAACACaacataatacattatatagtcGCAAGCATAAGACGGTACCATCTGTCGCAGTCGCATGTCGCATAGCTCAAGAATGTGTGatatacatcaaaattatttcttattttacctGCATCGAATTCCCTGGGCTGCCTTGATCGGATCCCGGTGGAGTCAACGGAGACATGTAAATCAGCCTCGACGGTGGGTACTTTGAGAATGAGCTAGCTGGTTGCTGATGGGGTTGATGCTGGGGTGGCTGAGGTTGCGCGTACGTCGGCGGAGCGCAGAGCCTTTCCGTCTTAATCTCCAGGGGACTGAGCAAAGGAGTGACGCACTCCTCCAGAAGTGCATCCTCAGCCTCGAGTTTAACGTGTGTGGCTCCGAGGGGAGCAAGCATGTTCGCGTTTTCAGGATCGATATTCCTGATTGAGGAGGCGATGTCTTCCCACAGAGCGGGACGAAGGAAGGCATCGTCTCGCGAGCTCGTGCCGCCATCAAATAGCTCCATGTGGGACGGCGCCAGCGAAGCTCCCTCCTGCTTACAAAGCAGTGACTCCAGCTCAGATGTCTGAAATTTGTATGAGATTGGAGGGTTAAGTTTATATGTTAGTATCtaagttttttagttttcaacaTATACTTAAAATCGGATACTGTCCGTGGATAATATAAGGGTTGTattcatgatttttatatcaaactagCCTTTAaggtaacaaaatttattcagtAACTACATTGTTCAATTATTGCCTGATCCAGTTATAACATGTGGAGAGgtccattaaaataactagATTTGATACTTGGGAATAGAGATTCGGTGCTAAATTTGATTTAGTAGGATTaaacaagtttaaattaattagtaagattattatattatatattagattaaattaattagtaagaagtatattaaaaaaaaaaatccaaaaactAATGACGTCGCAAAATTCCAcctgatatataattttgttaaaagcgATGAAAGAagacatctatatatttaacacaaaatgCGAGTCAGAGAAgacaatttaaacaaattagcCTTTAAATCCTCTAAAGTACTTTTAATATCTAGAATCTACTATTTAGTATAATGAACGGTTTAGTTTTGACCCAGCTTTTGGTATGAGATATGAGAGCAATTTTTATGAAGGCAACCGTTGTTTATAATcagatttgaaaaaaaaatatctgctgGTGTTATAGCTTAATTTCCAATTTCTCTGTTCAGCGTGGACAGAGCGTGATCCGCAGATATGAGGAACGCTGCGAGGCATTAGCATACAATGGATACTGTGCCCACGCGCTCGACGCAGGTGACGAGGCGAACTTACAATTTGTCTTTATTGGCTGCCATCTTTGTATGAAGTTTTAGTCCACTTCAACATCTTATGTATACAATCATGAGCGGGATAACTGATCCGCTTTGAATGCCTGATGAGAAGTCTTCGGTTCgaattttagttttgtttgcTATCAGTGCGTAAGCCGGCTGTTCCAAACATAAACTCTCACAgtttacttttaacatttatcaaaatatgccctcctttttaattacataagaatcataattttgtaagtatagatattatatacgaactgttttttttttattataggaaAAATACCTACATAAATTTTGCCATATAAGATCGAGCCATCTCTATCATAAATTTGGACATAAATTGGCAGGGATTTATCTAGAATATCAAGTTACATAAACAAAGCGTTCAACATGAATAGATTATTGAGTAAATATCAGATCAACCTGCTGTGTGCAGCTGTGATCGGTAACCCTTTGGTAAGAACCTCCTTGTTGTGTCGCAAGCGCCGGACCGCGCGAATTCCTTCTTTGACCTTTGCGGATTGCGCCAACATCTCTACGGCTAGACGAGCTTAGGCAATTGCAACACagattaaatatgttacagATCAcacatttgatttaattttttaatgtttcctattttatgttatacctATTACTTAAAACAACGAAACAAAAGCAgctaatattttgatttcgcAATATGTACTATTAAGACGTAGAATTCTGTAATACTACGTTGATGTTAAGCGGattgaaaattacattccATTATAATGCcaatacattttatagcaGCATTATAGTGTATTTCGTATAACGCAGATTTGACTAGATGTtagtatatatagatatacttTGCCTTAAGCGATTCACGTTATTTTGCTGAAATGAAACCCACTTCCAGACGACGCTAAATAAGCAGATTCGGATGGCTTGTCATGTTATGCCTTTATACCTTTTGTCAGGTTGTGTAATtgaatattctaaattaaataatctaaatgttaacgtttatttcaatattaggtatatatactaatataacaacaatccatattaataaatatagttatagataaggatgaagaaaaaaaaattggattcaaaagaaatatagtTGCATTAGTTATCTTTATTGTTTCTTGTAAACTTCTTCAGTGCCTACATTTCAGTATTGGCTGTTCTTGCGATAGCGGATGACGTGAAtaagcttttatataaaaaaaacgaccAATGACAAATGTTATTGGGATTTTACGTTCGCGCCattttgttatcaaatttattttttatacgttctttatatgaattttgctTTATCTAAAGACTTGATAATAGATTTAGGAAATCAAATACGGCAGTTTTAACGAAATTgcgaattgtttttttttgtaggtaGTTCAttcattgaatatataataaaaaaatcgagatgatttaaatttttttttaaaacaataatcgGCATACGTCCGAattcaattgaaaatataattttataagtaaaacctatgttataggattttttttttattttaatagatcaGATAGACATTATACGTCATACTTGTATAAACTTCGATTAGATGCATACAGACACAGCCTATATTGAATTCCAATTAAGGTTCACAAAAAGTAGGCATTGTCCATAAAACGTTTATCGCTAACAAAAAGCTTTCCTAGTTTCCGCTGCCATTTCTACGTTTTTCAACCAATCACAGGCTCGCGTGACGCGTCGCTATATGAAAGCAATTTTCTCttgcttttataaatgttgctATGCAGTATTcgattagtttaatttatatagttttcctGTGTCCTAATCcgtgaaatattataactaaatgaTGCCTGTGTGTGCACGAACgtttaattatcataattcaGAGCTGAGTACACTAcagaattgtaaataaattgtgtgataattattatatcttatacatttttctaaaattttactttttgcaTTTGCAAACGGTCACTAATGTATTATATGATGTAAAAGTAGAATTAACAAATGTttcttttcgatttttttttcaaggttCGTTCTCTGATTTGACGACATATTctgtattgaataaaatttgccGTGCCATCCCGTTATGGCATTGTTTGAATAGCATCGGCTTGTGCCGACGTTCCATTTCCATAATTCAAATGGACACCCACGCTAACTCATTCTTCAGCTCGCATCACGATTAAGTGGTCTTGTAAATTCTTGGACGACCCTTAATACGTACGTATAGAGTTCAAAGTTGATGTTAAATATACGTTAACACTACCAAGGGAGGTAATCGCATAATTCCACATCATTTACTATTTCAATTATGCAGTAATTGTTATCTTAGACGCATGCCaggtatgataaaaatatactataatttgaATTCTTAAAGGACTTATCTTTTTCTTCTTccactatattttttgtgaatttttcatcattttatttacattaaagctgttttatatgtatattaaatctatctatattttttattatatttatcacttttattatataaggttAGGATATGagaaatctataattttaccagatgttaaattattctaaGTTACtcgtacaaatatttaaatatttaatttaggcACAGCtacttaattgtaataaacagtaaaactgttatattagtaatgagtgtaattcattttatgaaatgtctATTGTGacagtaataaaatgttatggtCTAAAAGTATACATGGTGGGTCATGTAGGGCGGATGGGCGGGCGGCGATCGATGAGAAGCGCCGCCCTCCGTCGTGGCTGTACGAAGTTTATGGGTAcacgaaaaaaaaaccaaCTAAATAATAGCGAACCACGGAAATAGATAAACAGCCCAGCCATTCGGCTATtgcgaaaattattataaaaaaattactactaCTTTGTTTGGATTGTTCGTCATAATATCTGTAAGCTATTTAAAGaagcatatgtatatatatatgatttattacatgtatattataaagaagaatcaattaatattgatattcatAGTAATTGTTCAGATaatcaaaagttataattaatgtattatacataatattacataagtaTTTCCCATCAGCGTCTAACGAAGCATGTTATAAACATgtcaaagtaatataataatttgaacattACGTACCGCGTCAATACTAAACAGTGGAACGAAGACTCTGTAATACGAGTAATGTTTACTTTTCCCATAATTTTTGGTAAACGATGGGTCGAGGGTGTTGCCAGAACGCAATGCGCTCCATCAAAAATGCctaaaatgtacattttatattcaatcgAGCCAGCCAGCgttgttattgtttatagcaataattattttacaaatttattgcgTAGAAAACAAATGGAACTTGTGAACATattgtgttattaataattatagtaatttttgtttttatagataCTTTAAAAGAAAGGGAGTATGGAATGAAATTAACACTACCGATCGCaacgtgaaaaatatttaatcacctagtttaattacaatcaataagtgattataaaaaaagttattttttttttacaacagcGCTCTCAACTACTTCGATTAATGACGAAATCtctattaaactaaattagagttttaaatttgaaatggtTTTAATTTCTGTGTTCAAGTCTCTCCAAACAGGTCAGAAACGCCTTGTGATTTAATCACTATTATTggatagtaataatttacataacgGTGTCTTGATACggtagtaatattttttgtgatttcttaGTCATCTATAAGTTTCCAGAAGATTTTCATAGATGGCAGTAAGGAAGAAATTTTATggtagatgtttttttttttctaatatatattaaagtcatTTCATGTAATGGTTTCAAGTTATATAAACGaatgaacatatttaaatattgttttaccaACTTATGTTTATTGTTCTCTTGTGGCAaaagagaatataaattttcttgtatCTCGTTTATCATTACTATAACTCCAAAGATGTTCGAGATGGTTGCTGTATTGAGATATGGACGAGCGTCAACCAAGAACCATCTCACAAACAATCTAGCGCCAAGCCAAGTATTGTAATACTTCGTGGAATGTTCAAAGCTGCAGTGTTTAGCGCTCCCAAGGCGTCATTTAGTAACTAGCCACAAAGCACGCCACCAATTACACAACAATCCACTTCGCACGCCacacttatataaattttattattggatCATATAGAAACgagtaatgaaaaatttataggatacctttattaaaattaagcttAAATAAGATTACTCTGTatctatatatagaaaatattaatgatacactaaaattactattgtttttatgtaaatttttattaatactatgaTAAATTGGTTGACAATTCAAAGGAatcatattaagttattaagtgatttaaattctagtcgctaatttaatttagtaatgGAATTTCAAAAGAGACATCAACACTTGTATATCATATCCAAGATCGGATCCTGTAATAAAGAAGGAAGCGGGACTTTGCCGATAGAAGCATAAAGATAACTCGGTACTAAACTTCACATAACTCGCACATAGCCGATTACTCATCAGCTTTCAACATACTAAGTTGAAAGACCACCTGACTTACTCACTTTATAACTGTGCAATAGAACCTACTTTACGAAATATGAACTACggaagtattttaaatgttatgtcGGTGTAGTTATTtggtttaatttcttttttttcggAAATTTGTGTTTAAgttttctgttatttaattttgttgacTGTCATATAGAGACGGCgtattatttctgtttaagGTATCACTTGTCGAAATTCCTTTTTTCGCTCATAAAACCACGGCAAGTCTCCTACAATATA
This Danaus plexippus chromosome Z, MEX_DaPlex, whole genome shotgun sequence DNA region includes the following protein-coding sequences:
- the LOC116778123 gene encoding dendritic arbor reduction protein 1-like isoform X1 codes for the protein MEACCIRPAEDLVGDQIVPGAPHAAGLFDSWFQMQTSELESLLCKQEGASLAPSHMELFDGGTSSRDDAFLRPALWEDIASSIRNIDPENANMLAPLGATHVKLEAEDALLEECVTPLLSPLEIKTERLCAPPTYAQPQPPQHQPHQQPASSFSKYPPSRLIYMSPLTPPGSDQGSPGNSMQIACPLQGGPRRTPPPPYHAPPHPPQPPPLLRAPHAPHPPQHPLPQTHHHPQQAMQQPQQQLQMAPQLPPVPHPPPHSRLTSLSVKYNRRNNPELEKRRVHHCDFIGCTKVYTKSSHLKAHQRIHTGEKPYTCQWPECEWRFARSDELTRHYRKHTGAKPFKCAVCERSFARSDHLALHMKRHLPKTSK
- the LOC116778123 gene encoding dendritic arbor reduction protein 1-like isoform X2 yields the protein MEACCIRPAEDLVGDQIVPGAPHAAGLFDSWFQMQTSELESLLCKQEGASLAPSHMELFDGGTSSRDDAFLRPALWEDIASSIRNIDPENANMLAPLGATHVKLEAEDALLEECVTPLLSPLEIKTERLCAPPTYAQPQPPQHQPHQQPASSFSKYPPSRLIYMSPLTPPGSDQGSPGNSMQGGPRRTPPPPYHAPPHPPQPPPLLRAPHAPHPPQHPLPQTHHHPQQAMQQPQQQLQMAPQLPPVPHPPPHSRLTSLSVKYNRRNNPELEKRRVHHCDFIGCTKVYTKSSHLKAHQRIHTGEKPYTCQWPECEWRFARSDELTRHYRKHTGAKPFKCAVCERSFARSDHLALHMKRHLPKTSK